The Vicia villosa cultivar HV-30 ecotype Madison, WI linkage group LG1, Vvil1.0, whole genome shotgun sequence genome includes a region encoding these proteins:
- the LOC131642818 gene encoding cysteine--tRNA ligase 2, cytoplasmic-like isoform X1: MAMAEEQVELRIYNTMTKEKEIFTTKEPGKVSMYVCGVTAYDYSHLGHARAAVSFDILYRYLKHLGYEVKYVRNFTDVDDKIIKRANETGEDPLALSNRFCDEYNVDMSDLLCERPSKEPRVSDHIGEIKDMITQIINNDYAYVVEGDVFFSVEKFPNYGMLSGQKLEHNRAGERVAVDSRKRHPADFALWKAAKPGEPSWDSPWGPGRPGWHIECSAMSSCYLSHKFDIHGGGIDLIFPHHENEIAQSWAADNESRISYWLHNGHVTNNNEKMSKSLGNFFTIRQITERYHPLALRHFLISAHYRSPLNYSIDQLETSSDAVYYIFQTLEDCREALSPLLQEDTEKKEKVPQLIDAAKECIKKLNVEFQTKMSDDLQTVVLTGALLEALKFVNNSLKMLKKKMQQRAQLQLVHSLLEVEKEVKKVLSVLGLLPSLSYAEVLQQLKDKALKRGDLTEDEVLRLIEERRQARINKDFAKSDDVRTGLTAKGIALMDVGNETVWRPCIPSEPVVAQAVLTGEKTPKVEEKLSTLAVGQKAEEKSADPKGNGPPASST; the protein is encoded by the exons A TGGCAATGGCGGAGGAACAAGTTGAGTTGAGGATTTACAATACCATGACCAAGGAGAAGGAGATCTTCACCACCAAAGAGCCAGGGAAGGTTTCCATGTATGTCTGTGGAGTTACCGCCTATGACTACAGTCATCTCGGTCATGCACGTGCCGCCGTTTCTTTTGATATCCTCTACAG GTACCTCAAACATTTGGGATATGAGGTGAAGTATGTGCGGAATTTCACTGATGTTGATGACAAG ATAATTAAGCGAGCAAACGAGACTGGTGAGGATCCTTTGGCGTTAAGCAACCGCTTTTGCGATGAATATAATGTTGATATGTCTGATCTTCTGTGTGAGAGACCATCTAAGGAGCCTCGCGTATCTGACCACATTGGTGAGATTAAGGACATGATTACTCAG ATTATCAACAATGACTATGCATACGTGGTTGAAGGAGATGTTTTCTTTTCTGTTGAAAAATTCCCAAATTATGGCATGCTGTCAGGGCAAAAGTTAGAACATAATAGAGCAGGAGAGCGAGTGGCTGTTGACTCAAGAAAGCGTCACCCAGCTGATTTTGCTTTGTGGAAG GCTGCTAAGCCAGGCGAGCCTAGCTGGGACAGTCCTTGGGGTCCTGGTAGGCCTGGATGGCACATTGAATGCAGTGCAATGAGTTCTTGCTATTTATCTCATAAATTTGATATTCATGGTGGTGGAATTGATTTGATCTTTCCTCATCATGAAAATGAGATTGCTCAAAGCTGGGCTGCTGACAACGAGAGCCGTATCAGTTATTGGTTGCACAACGGGCATGTGACTAATAACAATGAAAAGATGTCGAAATCCTTGGGCAATTTTTTCACGATTCGGCAG ATTACCGAACGTTACCATCCACTTGCTTTGAGACATTTCTTGATTAGTGCTCATTACAGATCTCCGCTAAATTACTCCATCGATCAACTGGAGACATCGTCTGATGCTGTTTATTATATATTTCAG ACTCTTGAAGATTGTAGAGAAGCTTTATCACCGTTACTACAAGAGGATACtgagaagaaagaaaaagtgCCTCAACTTATTGATGCTGCGAAGGAGTGTATTAAGAAGTTAAATGTCGAGTTTCAAACAAAAATGTCAGATGATTTACAGACAGTAGTTCTAACCGGTGCTCTCCTAGAGGCCTTGAAATTCGTTAACAATTCTTTGAAGATGCTGAAG AAAAAGATGCAGCAAAGAGCACAATTGCAATTGGTTCATTCTCTATTGGAAGTTGAGAAAGAAGTTAAAAAAGTTTTGAGTGTACTAGGATTGTTACCTTCTCTGTCCTATGCCGAG GTTCTGCAGCAGTTGAAAGATAAGGCCTTGAAGAGAGGCGATTTGACAGAAGATGAAGTGCTACGTCTGATTGAAGAAAGAAGACAAGCTAGGATAAATAAGGATTTTGCCAAGAGTGATGACGTAAGGACCGGTTTAACAGCAAAGGGTATTGCGCTGATGGATGTCGGCAATGAAACAGTTTGGAGACCATGCATCCCAAGTGAACCGGTTGTTGCACAAGCGGTTTTGACAGGCGAGAAGACACCTAAAGTAGAAGAAAAACTGTCAACACTTGCCGTCGGTCAAAAGGCGGAGGAAAAATCTGCGGATCCTAAAGGGAATGGACCACCTGCATCTTCAACATAA
- the LOC131642818 gene encoding cysteine--tRNA ligase 2, cytoplasmic-like isoform X2 has translation MAEEQVELRIYNTMTKEKEIFTTKEPGKVSMYVCGVTAYDYSHLGHARAAVSFDILYRYLKHLGYEVKYVRNFTDVDDKIIKRANETGEDPLALSNRFCDEYNVDMSDLLCERPSKEPRVSDHIGEIKDMITQIINNDYAYVVEGDVFFSVEKFPNYGMLSGQKLEHNRAGERVAVDSRKRHPADFALWKAAKPGEPSWDSPWGPGRPGWHIECSAMSSCYLSHKFDIHGGGIDLIFPHHENEIAQSWAADNESRISYWLHNGHVTNNNEKMSKSLGNFFTIRQITERYHPLALRHFLISAHYRSPLNYSIDQLETSSDAVYYIFQTLEDCREALSPLLQEDTEKKEKVPQLIDAAKECIKKLNVEFQTKMSDDLQTVVLTGALLEALKFVNNSLKMLKKKMQQRAQLQLVHSLLEVEKEVKKVLSVLGLLPSLSYAEVLQQLKDKALKRGDLTEDEVLRLIEERRQARINKDFAKSDDVRTGLTAKGIALMDVGNETVWRPCIPSEPVVAQAVLTGEKTPKVEEKLSTLAVGQKAEEKSADPKGNGPPASST, from the exons ATGGCGGAGGAACAAGTTGAGTTGAGGATTTACAATACCATGACCAAGGAGAAGGAGATCTTCACCACCAAAGAGCCAGGGAAGGTTTCCATGTATGTCTGTGGAGTTACCGCCTATGACTACAGTCATCTCGGTCATGCACGTGCCGCCGTTTCTTTTGATATCCTCTACAG GTACCTCAAACATTTGGGATATGAGGTGAAGTATGTGCGGAATTTCACTGATGTTGATGACAAG ATAATTAAGCGAGCAAACGAGACTGGTGAGGATCCTTTGGCGTTAAGCAACCGCTTTTGCGATGAATATAATGTTGATATGTCTGATCTTCTGTGTGAGAGACCATCTAAGGAGCCTCGCGTATCTGACCACATTGGTGAGATTAAGGACATGATTACTCAG ATTATCAACAATGACTATGCATACGTGGTTGAAGGAGATGTTTTCTTTTCTGTTGAAAAATTCCCAAATTATGGCATGCTGTCAGGGCAAAAGTTAGAACATAATAGAGCAGGAGAGCGAGTGGCTGTTGACTCAAGAAAGCGTCACCCAGCTGATTTTGCTTTGTGGAAG GCTGCTAAGCCAGGCGAGCCTAGCTGGGACAGTCCTTGGGGTCCTGGTAGGCCTGGATGGCACATTGAATGCAGTGCAATGAGTTCTTGCTATTTATCTCATAAATTTGATATTCATGGTGGTGGAATTGATTTGATCTTTCCTCATCATGAAAATGAGATTGCTCAAAGCTGGGCTGCTGACAACGAGAGCCGTATCAGTTATTGGTTGCACAACGGGCATGTGACTAATAACAATGAAAAGATGTCGAAATCCTTGGGCAATTTTTTCACGATTCGGCAG ATTACCGAACGTTACCATCCACTTGCTTTGAGACATTTCTTGATTAGTGCTCATTACAGATCTCCGCTAAATTACTCCATCGATCAACTGGAGACATCGTCTGATGCTGTTTATTATATATTTCAG ACTCTTGAAGATTGTAGAGAAGCTTTATCACCGTTACTACAAGAGGATACtgagaagaaagaaaaagtgCCTCAACTTATTGATGCTGCGAAGGAGTGTATTAAGAAGTTAAATGTCGAGTTTCAAACAAAAATGTCAGATGATTTACAGACAGTAGTTCTAACCGGTGCTCTCCTAGAGGCCTTGAAATTCGTTAACAATTCTTTGAAGATGCTGAAG AAAAAGATGCAGCAAAGAGCACAATTGCAATTGGTTCATTCTCTATTGGAAGTTGAGAAAGAAGTTAAAAAAGTTTTGAGTGTACTAGGATTGTTACCTTCTCTGTCCTATGCCGAG GTTCTGCAGCAGTTGAAAGATAAGGCCTTGAAGAGAGGCGATTTGACAGAAGATGAAGTGCTACGTCTGATTGAAGAAAGAAGACAAGCTAGGATAAATAAGGATTTTGCCAAGAGTGATGACGTAAGGACCGGTTTAACAGCAAAGGGTATTGCGCTGATGGATGTCGGCAATGAAACAGTTTGGAGACCATGCATCCCAAGTGAACCGGTTGTTGCACAAGCGGTTTTGACAGGCGAGAAGACACCTAAAGTAGAAGAAAAACTGTCAACACTTGCCGTCGGTCAAAAGGCGGAGGAAAAATCTGCGGATCCTAAAGGGAATGGACCACCTGCATCTTCAACATAA